From the Lolium rigidum isolate FL_2022 chromosome 2, APGP_CSIRO_Lrig_0.1, whole genome shotgun sequence genome, one window contains:
- the LOC124687181 gene encoding oligoribonuclease-like isoform X2 produces MSKLANMFSLLNLEGEDDGEDDREVNPTSSTSIGETAASKPDKSVQNDTAVVNSNGGDAAPSSGGYRMPLVWIDLEMTGLDISKDRILEIACIITDGKLTKQIEGPDLVISQSKDCLDNMGEWCKTHHASSGLTERVLQSEISERDAEKKVLDFLMRHVGSGTPLIAGNSVYVDLLFLKKYMPQLAAIFSHVIVDVSTIMALCIRWYPKERKQTPRKGKSHRAMDDIKESIAELKYYKDNIFKPQKSTK; encoded by the exons ATGAGTAAGCTTGCGAATATGTTCTCGCTTCTTAATCTAGAGGGTGAAGATGATGGAGAAGATGATAGAGAAGTTAACCCAACATCTTCTACCAGCATAGGAGAAACTGCTGCCAGCAAACCTG ATAAAAGTGTGCAAAATGACACAGCTGTAGTAAACAGCAATGGAGGAGATGCTGCGCCATCGTCTGGTGGTTACAGGATGCCTTTGGTGTGGATAGACTTGGAAATGACTG GTTTGGATATTTCAAAAGATCGGATATTGGAGATAGCTTGCATTATAACGGATGGTAAACTTACAAAACAAATAGAG GGCCCCGACTTGGTTATAAGTCAGAGCAAAGATTGCTTGGATAATATGGGTGAAtggtgcaaaacccatcatgcatCTAGTG GATTGACAGAGAGAGTACTGCAGAGTGAGATTTCGGAGCGTGACGCAGAGAAGAAA GTGTTAGACTTCCTTATGAGGCATGTAGGTTCGGGCACTCCATTAATAGCTGGGAATTCTGTTTACGTGGATTTACTATTTCTGAAG AAGTATATGCCACAGCTTGCAGCCATCTTCTCTCATGTGATTGTTGATGTGAGCACTATAATGGCTTTGTGTATCCGGTGGTACCCTAAAG AAAGGAAACAAACTCCTAGAAAAGGAAAAAGTCACAGGGCAATGGATGATATTAAAGAAAGCATCGCGGAACTGAA ATACTACAAAGACAACATTTTCAAGCCACAGAAATCTACGAAGTAG
- the LOC124687181 gene encoding oligoribonuclease-like isoform X1, translating to MSKLANMFSLLNLEGEDDGEDDREVNPTSSTSIGETAASKPDKSVQNDTAVVNSNGGDAAPSSGGYRMPLVWIDLEMTGLDISKDRILEIACIITDGKLTKQIEGPDLVISQSKDCLDNMGEWCKTHHASSGLTERVLQSEISERDAEKKVLDFLMRHVGSGTPLIAGNSVYVDLLFLKKYMPQLAAIFSHVIVDVSTIMALCIRWYPKERKQTPRKGKSHRAMDDIKESIAELKYYKDNIFKPQKSTK from the exons ATGAGTAAGCTTGCGAATATGTTCTCGCTTCTTAATCTAGAGGGTGAAGATGATGGAGAAGATGATAGAGAAGTTAACCCAACATCTTCTACCAGCATAGGAGAAACTGCTGCCAGCAAACCTG ATAAAAGTGTGCAAAATGACACAGCTGTAGTAAACAGCAATGGAGGAGATGCTGCGCCATCGTCTGGTGGTTACAGGATGCCTTTGGTGTGGATAGACTTGGAAATGACTG GTTTGGATATTTCAAAAGATCGGATATTGGAGATAGCTTGCATTATAACGGATGGTAAACTTACAAAACAAATAGAG GGCCCCGACTTGGTTATAAGTCAGAGCAAAGATTGCTTGGATAATATGGGTGAAtggtgcaaaacccatcatgcatCTAGTG GATTGACAGAGAGAGTACTGCAGAGTGAGATTTCGGAGCGTGACGCAGAGAAGAAA GTGTTAGACTTCCTTATGAGGCATGTAGGTTCGGGCACTCCATTAATAGCTGGGAATTCTGTTTACGTGGATTTACTATTTCTGAAG AAGTATATGCCACAGCTTGCAGCCATCTTCTCTCATGTGATTGTTGATGTGAGCACTATAATGGCTTTGTGTATCCGGTGGTACCCTAAAG AAAGGAAACAAACTCCTAGAAAAGGAAAAAGTCACAGGGCAATGGATGATATTAAAGAAAGCATCGCGGAACTGAAATACTACAAAGACAACATTTTCAAGCCACAGAAATCTACGAAGTAG